The genomic region TCCTCGAGGTAGTTCCCGTCGTCCCACCAGAGGACAATCGGGTCCGCTGATTCGGCTCGGTCGAACTTTTTTCGGATGGTGTCTTTCGCGGCTTCGGGAAGGGTCTGTTTCGCTTGCATGATTATTCTGACTGCTGTTGTTCGACTTGTTCTAGAAGTTTCTCTCGTACCTCATTGCTGATTCGTGCAACACCGACTCGCTCGTAGGTGACTATTTCGCAGTTCTTCTGTTGAAGCGGGTCAAAATCTATAGCGTCGAGGGAGCTTCGAGCTGCACCAAGGCACCATACAGAGTCGGGCTTTGCTCGATCAACAATTTGTTCCCAGTTACTTACTATGAGAGAGTCGAATCTAGATGACGAAAGGAGAATTACTACGACATCTGAATCAGCAACTCTCTCTAAGACTGTGCTTAGAACTTCTCCTTCATCTTCACTCGCTGCTTGGTCTTGGGGACGACATTTGTTCACATTCTCTCCCCCTCTGACGAGTCCGAATCGCTCCGATAGGATGTGTAACTGAACGTCCCCATACTCCCCAAGCTGATCGGCTAGGCTGGAAACTGTGAGGAATCCACCTTGATAGAACCGCTTAAACGGAATATCTGTCTCTTCCCGCGTAGTTCCCGCGTCTTCGGCAAAAATACTGATGGTCATGATAGTGGTCTCTTTGAGTTGAGGGTTTATTTACTCACCATTAGCTTCTCTGACAGCAATCAGAGTACCTTGTCCTCAACGACTTCCGGAACAACATTCTTCTCCGTGAGCGGCGTGATGTTGATAATGACGCCGTGATTCTGGTTGGGCTGGTAGCCAGCGGTCGTGATCTCCGATAGTGCCCGGTCTGACCAGTCCGAGGGAATTTGCTTGTCTACCGTCTGGCAGCGATCGTTGATCTCCTCGGCGAGCGCCTTGAACTCCGCTAGCGGTGGTAAGTCGTCTATATCGTCGACGTCCTCTACGTCTGCCATCTGCTGAAGGTACTCCTCGTCGAGGACGGACGCGTCGTTGACGCCCGTCGCAAGCGAGGCGAGCATCTCCTCGTCTTCAGTGAGGGTGTCGAACGGTTCGCCCTCGCCGTTGAGGAGCTTACTCCCCTCACGTTCGAAGTAGTAGGTCATGAAGAGGATGCCTGTGCTAGAGTAGTGATCCGAGCCCTTGAGTCGCCAGTTAAAGTAGTCGAAGAGGTCTGCTAGGTGAGCCTCAACGGGTTCGTCACTCGGCTTGGCGTACTCCTCGCAGGCGTTTTCGAGTTCGTCGAGAGCCTCCAGCCATTCATCGCTCCATTCGTTGACCGCCTCCCAGAAGTTGTCCGAGAAGGTGTCTTGGAACCACTCCTCGCCGTTCATCTCGCGGAGTTGTTCGAGCGTCTCGATGCGTTTGGCTGTCTCTTCGCGGAACGCAGCCACCTTCGGTGCGAGTTCTTCGACGAGTTCACGGTCATCCTCATCGAAGTCGCGCTCGCTCGTGCTGCCGAGTTCCTGCATCACCTCTTCGAATTCGGCGATCTGTTCGAGGGCGCTTGAGCAGAATTCAAACTCTTCGGTAGCCTCGGCCCGTTCACTGGTCGAGAGCGACTCGTCGTTCTGCCGTTGATTCGCAGCTGCCCGGCGTTCGCGAAGTTCAGCTTTCCGGGGCTCAAGGTACTGGTTGCTCAGCCGGTCGAAGAGGCTGGCGTCAAGCTGGTGGTAGTCAACAAAACAGGCGAAGCCTTCGCCTTTCGCGTCGGCAAGGAGCCGTTCCGTACTGAGCTTCCATATGATGGGCGTGTTCTCCATCGTCTCGACGTGGTACTCGAAAAGGTCGTCATCGATGAACGCCCGGAGGTTGGGGTAGGCTTCGTCGGCGGCCGACTCAGCCCCGAGGATGTCGTCAACTTCGACGAGGCGATTTTCGGCGTACTCGCCGTACGCGTCATGGAACCGGTCGACGATCCGATCAAGCATATCGGGCTGGTCGTCCGCGCTCTTGAGTGGAATGACGCCGTCGTTTTCTTCGCGGACGGCTTCCACCGCGAAGTGGTGGATGAGGTCTTTGACCTGTTCCTCTAAGTTATCAGGTGTTTCAGAAACAGTTTCATTACTTTCGCTGTTCTGATTTTTACCAGTCCGAAGGCGGATCTCTTCTTCAATTTGTTTCTGTGTATTTCCTGATATACCAGCCAAATCGTAGACAAGACTGTTAATATTCTCTGCAAGAGTCTCTAACCTTTGTCTAGTCGATATTCCTTCCGTTTTTGCGGTCTTCGCAGCCTCTATAATGCTTTCTTCTTTCGGTGGCGACTGCTCCTTTGCCTCAGATACTAGGTCAATCTTCTTTGAATGAGGATGTTGGTAGAAATACCCTCGATCACCTGTTATTGGAAGAATGTCCGGTGAGATATAGTATGGACTAACTGGATCACTTGTTTTTGTGCTCGCCATTATACTGAGTTGTTCTTTTGCTAAGGATTCTAGTTTTTCCTCACCCTCAAACGCCGTGATCCAAGGAGCACGACCTACAATACCACCGACCCAATCTCGTTCAACGGTAAGTGATAAGAACAGAGAGTGGTACAAGTCGCTATTTAGGCTTGCAAGTAGTTGCCACAGTAGATCTGAATCCTTTGGAACAAACAAGTACCCTGTTTGGCTGAATAATCCATCAGAGGGGTAATATCCGAACCGTCTACCCGTCTCTTTCGACCGTGTCCAGACAAGACCCTCTCTACCATATAAAAACTCGTTTGGTGTTCTTACAGTACCACTATACCTCTTGATCCGAGTTCCTTGGTCTCTCCATCTAACAACTTCCACAATTTGGGGTAAAATCCACGCGTCCGATCCACCAGTAGCAATAGGGTTGAACGTATCGAAATCATCAGTTTCCCAGTGGAACCGCATGAACCGGAAATCGTTCGTTGTCGCGATTCCTTGCCGAGCATATCCGATTGATTCTCCATCAATATCGCTGACCTCACAGTCTAACCTCAATTCTGTATCATGTAGATCCCGAACTTCTTCGGGGGTGGAATAGCAGATTGTATTCCCCGGAACCTTCGAAAATGAATCTAAATCCACCTCGAACAACCTCTGAACGTCCGGTTCGTCACCCGATAAAACTTCAACAAACTTCTCCTCTTTACTCGAAGCTTCGAGATCATATAGACGGATAAACTCTCCAGATGGATCAGGCTCTACACCAGACCTAACAACAGTTCCTGCTGTTCTTACAGTTGCATTATCTAAAACTCCTAAACCGAACTCTGCAAGGAAGTCGAAACTCCCCTCACCACCTATGAAATCAGATCTGAACTGCTCCGCACGAGCCTTGAACATAAATGTCCGCGGAACGAGCATCCCAATTCTACCGTGATTCTTGGTGATGTCATCACACACTTCAAAGAAGTTTACATAAAATTCAGCAGGGTATCGATAGTGATCATCAATATATTCTTTTACTGAGGGTGGCATTCTGTTCCGCGATCCGTAGGGAGGATTCATCAACGCAACATCATAGTCCTGTGCTAGCACGTCTAGCAACCGAATGAAACTCCGTAAGTCTTGAGCTAAGAACGAGTCTCCTTGTCGATGTTCGTCTACTGCATCTCGAAGACTGTGAAGAATCTGGCCAAGTGTATGATCGTCACGAGGGTCATCTTCGAGGGTGATCTGTACACTTTCCTGATCAATTTTGTCTTCGAATAGCTCATCAAGTGTACCACGTACATCAAGTAGACTACCAAGTCCGTGGACTCCTTCAAATGCGTCGAGGATCTGCCTGAGTGCGTCTTTTACGTCCGATTTGCCGCCAGCCACCTCGTCGAACACTTCCTCGACGCCCTCGATGTCAGCCACCTTCGCGTCAGCACAGACGATGCCGACTTCTGGCATATCGAAGCCAGTTGCCCCTTCGGCCTCGGCACGCGTCCTCCCCTTCAGATAGAGATTGAACGCGGCCAGTTGGCAGGCCCGCATATCGAGGTCGACACCATGGAGGTTGTGCCGCAGAATCTCCCGCGGAATCTCCGCGTGGTCAAGGTCGGTCTCTGCTCGCCAGATGCGCTCCAGGACGTCGAACGCGTACAGGAGGAAGTGGCCGCTTCCACAGGCCGGGTCGATGACGCGAATGTCTTCTGGGCCGTCGAACGCCGGTGGCTCGCCTTCCTCCTCCGAGGGAACGAGATAGGTACAGAAATCCGCCAAGTCCGGGGATTCGTCGGGGGAGAGTGGCCGGTTCTTGCGCTCGTCCGGCGTCAGCGCGTCCTGTGCTTCGACGGTCTCCTGCAGCGTTCCGTTGTCTTCGAGATAGAGTTTGCCGAGCGAGTTGTCGGTGAGCATCCGGACGACCCAATGGGGCGTGTAGAACTGATTCGCCGCCGGCACGTCTTCGGGCTCCAATCCTTCGCGGTCGCCCTTCCGACGCAGGTCATCGAGGAGTTTGACGTTGTAGTACTCGTACACCCACCCCAGTACGTCGTCGGCTCGCCAGACCTCGTCGGGGACCTCGTCCAGCATTCCGCAGAGATCTTCGTAGGTGTCGTCGTCGGGGTCGATCAGGCTGTAGGCGGTCGAGCGGTCGAAGAGGATCTCTATTTCATCAGCGAGGGCGTCGCATTCGTTCCGATAGGCTTCGAGGACGGCCTCCTCCTCCAGCATGAACTCCTCGGTAACCAACCGGTCAGCGGCCGGTGTGAGGCCGTCGTCACGGAACGACGTGACTTCGTCGTCGATGAAGTCCCGAACCTCCATACATCGGAGGGCCGCCAGACGGTTCACGATAGTGTAGCCGACGCCCGTGATATACTGCTCGTGAGCGGCCTCCCAATCGTGGCCGTCGGCGGCTTCGAGTTCGATAGCCTCGACCAGGTTTTCCTGCGTCTCGCTCAGGGACGCGTCGCCGTCCTCGCGAGCGGCAGCGAGGGAGGACTCGTCGGCGCTTGCTCCGACGGTGTCCGGCTTCTCGTCGAGGCCGTACTCGTCTTCGAGCTGGTAGCGAACGTTCGCCTCGACCCGGTCGCGCATCTCGGTGACGACGGCTTCGAGATGCTCGCGTTCTTCCTTGTCGAGCTGGGCCTTGCGGGGGTGGGTAGATTGTCCGTCCATACGAGAATCCGTGATGTTTCAAGCAGAGCCATTGCGATGTCTTGAAGATTGTCCCTCGATCTCTCGGACGGCGGTTGGATTAGCACTCGGAGATAGGCCGACGGGGGTAACCCTCCACGAAGCATTTATGCCAAAATGTGGAAGCTGAGGTATAGTAGATGCCTTCGCCGGCCCTCGGAAGCTTCGGTACTTCCTGTATCTACTGTTGATAGCCGTCTTCGGTGCCGTGATATCGAAGATACTTGCGGACTTCTACGGGATCGAGTTTCTCGAACCAATCTTCTGGTGGTTCGTAGAGAACCCGATGGCGCTCTTTGAGCTTGCAGGGTTCTTCTCGATCATCGCGC from Haloarcula hispanica ATCC 33960 harbors:
- the pglX gene encoding BREX-5 system adenine-specific DNA-methyltransferase PglX; amino-acid sequence: MDGQSTHPRKAQLDKEEREHLEAVVTEMRDRVEANVRYQLEDEYGLDEKPDTVGASADESSLAAAREDGDASLSETQENLVEAIELEAADGHDWEAAHEQYITGVGYTIVNRLAALRCMEVRDFIDDEVTSFRDDGLTPAADRLVTEEFMLEEEAVLEAYRNECDALADEIEILFDRSTAYSLIDPDDDTYEDLCGMLDEVPDEVWRADDVLGWVYEYYNVKLLDDLRRKGDREGLEPEDVPAANQFYTPHWVVRMLTDNSLGKLYLEDNGTLQETVEAQDALTPDERKNRPLSPDESPDLADFCTYLVPSEEEGEPPAFDGPEDIRVIDPACGSGHFLLYAFDVLERIWRAETDLDHAEIPREILRHNLHGVDLDMRACQLAAFNLYLKGRTRAEAEGATGFDMPEVGIVCADAKVADIEGVEEVFDEVAGGKSDVKDALRQILDAFEGVHGLGSLLDVRGTLDELFEDKIDQESVQITLEDDPRDDHTLGQILHSLRDAVDEHRQGDSFLAQDLRSFIRLLDVLAQDYDVALMNPPYGSRNRMPPSVKEYIDDHYRYPAEFYVNFFEVCDDITKNHGRIGMLVPRTFMFKARAEQFRSDFIGGEGSFDFLAEFGLGVLDNATVRTAGTVVRSGVEPDPSGEFIRLYDLEASSKEEKFVEVLSGDEPDVQRLFEVDLDSFSKVPGNTICYSTPEEVRDLHDTELRLDCEVSDIDGESIGYARQGIATTNDFRFMRFHWETDDFDTFNPIATGGSDAWILPQIVEVVRWRDQGTRIKRYSGTVRTPNEFLYGREGLVWTRSKETGRRFGYYPSDGLFSQTGYLFVPKDSDLLWQLLASLNSDLYHSLFLSLTVERDWVGGIVGRAPWITAFEGEEKLESLAKEQLSIMASTKTSDPVSPYYISPDILPITGDRGYFYQHPHSKKIDLVSEAKEQSPPKEESIIEAAKTAKTEGISTRQRLETLAENINSLVYDLAGISGNTQKQIEEEIRLRTGKNQNSESNETVSETPDNLEEQVKDLIHHFAVEAVREENDGVIPLKSADDQPDMLDRIVDRFHDAYGEYAENRLVEVDDILGAESAADEAYPNLRAFIDDDLFEYHVETMENTPIIWKLSTERLLADAKGEGFACFVDYHQLDASLFDRLSNQYLEPRKAELRERRAAANQRQNDESLSTSERAEATEEFEFCSSALEQIAEFEEVMQELGSTSERDFDEDDRELVEELAPKVAAFREETAKRIETLEQLREMNGEEWFQDTFSDNFWEAVNEWSDEWLEALDELENACEEYAKPSDEPVEAHLADLFDYFNWRLKGSDHYSSTGILFMTYYFEREGSKLLNGEGEPFDTLTEDEEMLASLATGVNDASVLDEEYLQQMADVEDVDDIDDLPPLAEFKALAEEINDRCQTVDKQIPSDWSDRALSEITTAGYQPNQNHGVIINITPLTEKNVVPEVVEDKVL